A region of Gadus morhua chromosome 18, gadMor3.0, whole genome shotgun sequence DNA encodes the following proteins:
- the casp7 gene encoding caspase-7 isoform X4, with the protein MYVLTAHKKKKDGQTQDQQYCSESHYRIISPTFRYKMSHQQVGKCIIINNKNFEDKTGMNVRNGTDRDAGELFKCFKSLGFDVCVYNDQSCEKMEHLLRAVSEEDHSDSSCFACILLSHGEEGMIYGTDGAMPIKTMTSMFRGDMCKSLVGKPKLFFIQACRGSEFDDGIQTDSGPPNDALETDANPRHKIPVEADFLFAYSTVPGYYSWRNPGRGSWFVQALCNVLNEFGKQLEIMQILTRVNYMVATSFESWSEDPRFSEKKQIPCVVSMLTKELYFN; encoded by the exons ATGTACGTTCTCACGGCCCA TAAGAAAAAGAAGGATGGCCAGACCCAGGATCAGCAGTACTGTTCTGAAAGCCATTACAGAATTATTTCACCTACATTCCGCTATAAGATGAGCCACCAGCAAGTGGGCAAGtgcatcatcatcaacaacaaaaacTTTGAGGATAAGACAG GGATGAATGTACGCAACGGCACCGACCGAGACGCGGGCGAGCTCTTCAAGTGCTTCAAGAGCCTGGGCTTCGATGTGTGCGTCTACAACGACCAGAGCTGTGAGAAGATGGAGCACCTGCTCAGAGCAG TGTCGGAGGAGGACCACAGCGACAGCTCGTGCTTCGCCTGCATCCTGCTGAGCCACGGCGAGGAGGGCATGATCTACGGCACGGACGGCGCCATGCCCATCAAGACCATGACCTCCATGTTCAGGGGAGACATGTGCAAGAGTCTAGTCGGCAAGCCCAAGCTCTTCTTCATCCAG GCTTGCCGCGGGTCCGAGTTTGATGATGGCATTCAGACAGACTCAGGGCCTCCCAATGATGCCCTCGAGACAGACGCCAATCCCAGACACAAGATACCCGTGGAAGCAGATTTCCTCTTTGCCTACTCAACGGTCCCAG GGTACTACTCCTGGAGGAACCCGGGCCGGGGATCCTGGTTTGTCCAGGCCCTCTGCAACGTCCTCAATGAGTTCGGCAAGCAGCTGGAGATCATGCAGATCCTAACGCGGGTCAACTACATGGTGGCGACCAGCTTCGAGTCCTGGTCGGAGGACCCGCGCTTCAGCGAGAAGAAGCAGATACCTTGTGTGGTCTCCATGCTCACCAAGGAGCTGTATTTCAACTGA
- the casp7 gene encoding caspase-7 isoform X2 has product MQSGVALNEEPSKKKKDGQTQDQQYCSESHYRIISPTFRYKMSHQQVGKCIIINNKNFEDKTGMNVRNGTDRDAGELFKCFKSLGFDVCVYNDQSCEKMEHLLRAVSEEDHSDSSCFACILLSHGEEGMIYGTDGAMPIKTMTSMFRGDMCKSLVGKPKLFFIQACRGSEFDDGIQTDSGPPNDALETDANPRHKIPVEADFLFAYSTVPGYYSWRNPGRGSWFVQALCNVLNEFGKQLEIMQILTRVNYMVATSFESWSEDPRFSEKKQIPCVVSMLTKELYFN; this is encoded by the exons TAAGAAAAAGAAGGATGGCCAGACCCAGGATCAGCAGTACTGTTCTGAAAGCCATTACAGAATTATTTCACCTACATTCCGCTATAAGATGAGCCACCAGCAAGTGGGCAAGtgcatcatcatcaacaacaaaaacTTTGAGGATAAGACAG GGATGAATGTACGCAACGGCACCGACCGAGACGCGGGCGAGCTCTTCAAGTGCTTCAAGAGCCTGGGCTTCGATGTGTGCGTCTACAACGACCAGAGCTGTGAGAAGATGGAGCACCTGCTCAGAGCAG TGTCGGAGGAGGACCACAGCGACAGCTCGTGCTTCGCCTGCATCCTGCTGAGCCACGGCGAGGAGGGCATGATCTACGGCACGGACGGCGCCATGCCCATCAAGACCATGACCTCCATGTTCAGGGGAGACATGTGCAAGAGTCTAGTCGGCAAGCCCAAGCTCTTCTTCATCCAG GCTTGCCGCGGGTCCGAGTTTGATGATGGCATTCAGACAGACTCAGGGCCTCCCAATGATGCCCTCGAGACAGACGCCAATCCCAGACACAAGATACCCGTGGAAGCAGATTTCCTCTTTGCCTACTCAACGGTCCCAG GGTACTACTCCTGGAGGAACCCGGGCCGGGGATCCTGGTTTGTCCAGGCCCTCTGCAACGTCCTCAATGAGTTCGGCAAGCAGCTGGAGATCATGCAGATCCTAACGCGGGTCAACTACATGGTGGCGACCAGCTTCGAGTCCTGGTCGGAGGACCCGCGCTTCAGCGAGAAGAAGCAGATACCTTGTGTGGTCTCCATGCTCACCAAGGAGCTGTATTTCAACTGA
- the LOC115531616 gene encoding pleckstrin homology domain-containing family S member 1-like has translation MSLHHTSTVFHGVPPIPDQATVVKTGYLLKSPPYSLLRRETFWRRRFFVLYKSNEQDYRLKYFNSGDQKDRALGEIDLKQLRAMLVNPGGHPRWSWVQKNVNCNPSCVLYINTSAREYFLVGDNSSDVNDWLFALSNPGFAEQSLCEVVDFNTETSQ, from the exons ATGAGCCTTCATCACACGTCAACCG TGTTCCACGGTGTTCCTCCTATACCCGATCAGGCGACAGTGGTGAAAACAGGATACCTCCTCAAGTCCCCCCCGTACTCCCTGTTGAGAAGAGAG ACTTTCTGGAGAAGGCGTTTTTTTGTTCTGTACAAATCAAATGAACAAGACTACCGGCTCAAGTACTTCAACAGCGGGGATCAGAAGGACAGGGCCCTGGGGGAAATAGACCTGAAACA GTTAAGAGCGATGCTAGTAAACCCGGGCGGCCACCCCAGATGGAGTTGGGTCCAGAAAAACGTCAACTGTAATCCATCCTGCGTTCTCTACATCAACACTTCTGCCAGGGAATACTTTCTGGTTGGCGACAACAG CTCGGATGTGAATGACTGGCTCTTTGCTTTATCCAATCCCGGTTTTGCAGAG CAAAGTCTATGTGAAGTTGTGGATTTCAACACTGAAACT TCACAATAG
- the LOC115531052 gene encoding uncharacterized protein LOC115531052 isoform X2, which produces MKSSWKLQSVSEPAAYKDASEMGQLPRQSSEPVDPIYDYPKAYRDKQLVKEPLYVAMDEVDDRLTGSIPQAWDKLGTITRQQFSKAVSMEAPDNSLLNPDQRDVVVLQADLKEHLSLSEVDGRLSVSGWTGQPLGLFREGDQFLALNDLLTCSMVEFHAYLSRSLKKQVKVTILRHLKVPIHRRHSLPHTL; this is translated from the exons ATGAAAAGCTCATGGAAACTTCAGTCTGTGTCCGAGCCAGCAGCATATAAAGACGCCTCGGAGATG ggtCAACTGCCACGACAAAGCTCGGAGCCTGTGGATCCCATCTATGACTACCCCAAAGCCTACCGTGATAAACAACTG GTTAAGGAGCCCTTGTACGTGGCCATGGACGAAGT TGACGACAGACTCACAGGGTCCATCCCTCAGGCCTGGGATAAACTCGGGACGATAACACGCCAACAGTTTTCTAAGGCTGTATCGATGGAAGCCCCAGATAACAG CCTCTTAAATCCCGATCAAAGGGATGTTGTAGTCCTGCAGGCTGACCTTAAGGAACATCTCTCCCTGTCCGAGGTGGATGGAAGACTCAG TGTGTCGGGGTGGACGGGCCAGCCGCTGGGTCTGTTCCGGGAGGGAGACCAGTTCCTAGCTCTGAACGACCTGCTCACCTGCAGCATGGTGGAGTTTCATGCCTACCTCAGCAGATCCCTAAAAAAACAG GTCAAAGTGACCATCTTGCGTCACCTGAAAGTCCCCATCCACCGTCGCCACAGTTTACCTCACACTCTGTGA
- the LOC115531052 gene encoding uncharacterized protein LOC115531052 isoform X1, which produces MKSSWKLQSVSEPAAYKDASEMGQLPRQSSEPVDPIYDYPKAYRDKQLVKEPLYVAMDEVDDRLTGSIPQAWDKLGTITRQQFSKAVSMEAPDNSLLNPDQRDVVVLQADLKEHLSLSEVDGRLSVSGWTGQPLGLFREGDQFLALNDLLTCSMVEFHAYLSRSLKKQVFGTCGHVATTDLIPTIVWCSCTTCHFRPFSLTNV; this is translated from the exons ATGAAAAGCTCATGGAAACTTCAGTCTGTGTCCGAGCCAGCAGCATATAAAGACGCCTCGGAGATG ggtCAACTGCCACGACAAAGCTCGGAGCCTGTGGATCCCATCTATGACTACCCCAAAGCCTACCGTGATAAACAACTG GTTAAGGAGCCCTTGTACGTGGCCATGGACGAAGT TGACGACAGACTCACAGGGTCCATCCCTCAGGCCTGGGATAAACTCGGGACGATAACACGCCAACAGTTTTCTAAGGCTGTATCGATGGAAGCCCCAGATAACAG CCTCTTAAATCCCGATCAAAGGGATGTTGTAGTCCTGCAGGCTGACCTTAAGGAACATCTCTCCCTGTCCGAGGTGGATGGAAGACTCAG TGTGTCGGGGTGGACGGGCCAGCCGCTGGGTCTGTTCCGGGAGGGAGACCAGTTCCTAGCTCTGAACGACCTGCTCACCTGCAGCATGGTGGAGTTTCATGCCTACCTCAGCAGATCCCTAAAAAAACAGGTATTTGGGACATGTGGGCATGTAGCGACTACCGATTTGATTCCAACCATCGTATGGTGTTCATGCACCACATGTCATTTCCGTCCTTTTTCCTTAACCAATGTTTGA
- the casp7 gene encoding caspase-7 isoform X3: MIFMPPLRIKKKKDGQTQDQQYCSESHYRIISPTFRYKMSHQQVGKCIIINNKNFEDKTGMNVRNGTDRDAGELFKCFKSLGFDVCVYNDQSCEKMEHLLRAVSEEDHSDSSCFACILLSHGEEGMIYGTDGAMPIKTMTSMFRGDMCKSLVGKPKLFFIQACRGSEFDDGIQTDSGPPNDALETDANPRHKIPVEADFLFAYSTVPGYYSWRNPGRGSWFVQALCNVLNEFGKQLEIMQILTRVNYMVATSFESWSEDPRFSEKKQIPCVVSMLTKELYFN, translated from the exons ATGATTTTCATGCCACCTTTAAGAAT TAAGAAAAAGAAGGATGGCCAGACCCAGGATCAGCAGTACTGTTCTGAAAGCCATTACAGAATTATTTCACCTACATTCCGCTATAAGATGAGCCACCAGCAAGTGGGCAAGtgcatcatcatcaacaacaaaaacTTTGAGGATAAGACAG GGATGAATGTACGCAACGGCACCGACCGAGACGCGGGCGAGCTCTTCAAGTGCTTCAAGAGCCTGGGCTTCGATGTGTGCGTCTACAACGACCAGAGCTGTGAGAAGATGGAGCACCTGCTCAGAGCAG TGTCGGAGGAGGACCACAGCGACAGCTCGTGCTTCGCCTGCATCCTGCTGAGCCACGGCGAGGAGGGCATGATCTACGGCACGGACGGCGCCATGCCCATCAAGACCATGACCTCCATGTTCAGGGGAGACATGTGCAAGAGTCTAGTCGGCAAGCCCAAGCTCTTCTTCATCCAG GCTTGCCGCGGGTCCGAGTTTGATGATGGCATTCAGACAGACTCAGGGCCTCCCAATGATGCCCTCGAGACAGACGCCAATCCCAGACACAAGATACCCGTGGAAGCAGATTTCCTCTTTGCCTACTCAACGGTCCCAG GGTACTACTCCTGGAGGAACCCGGGCCGGGGATCCTGGTTTGTCCAGGCCCTCTGCAACGTCCTCAATGAGTTCGGCAAGCAGCTGGAGATCATGCAGATCCTAACGCGGGTCAACTACATGGTGGCGACCAGCTTCGAGTCCTGGTCGGAGGACCCGCGCTTCAGCGAGAAGAAGCAGATACCTTGTGTGGTCTCCATGCTCACCAAGGAGCTGTATTTCAACTGA